One segment of Geomonas ferrireducens DNA contains the following:
- the thiC gene encoding phosphomethylpyrimidine synthase ThiC encodes MKTQIESARAGIVTAQMAQVACDENVTPEYVREKVALGQIVIPWNHVRKPKVAGIGAGLRTKVNASIGTSSDIIDYEAEVRKALAAQQSGADTLMELSVGGDLDRVRREVIAAVDLPVGNVPLYQAFCEAARKYGDPNKLDEEMLFEIIERQCADGMAFMAVHCGINLYTLERLRKQGYRYGGLVSKGGVSMAAWMLANNRENPLYEKFDRVVEILKRYDTVLSLGNGLRAGAIHDSSDRAQIQELLINCELAEVGRDMGCQMLVEGPGHVPLDEIEGNIKLQKRMSGGAPYYMLGPIATDVAPGFDHITAAIGAAQSSRYGADLICYITPAEHLALPNEEDVKMGVKAAKIAAYIGDMNKYPEKGRERDKEMSKARRDLNWQRQFELALFPEDAAEIRKSRVPEDEQTCTMCGDFCASRGAGKIFAADLRGDKI; translated from the coding sequence ATGAAAACGCAGATCGAATCGGCGCGCGCAGGCATCGTCACCGCGCAGATGGCGCAGGTGGCATGTGACGAGAACGTGACGCCGGAGTACGTCCGGGAAAAAGTGGCGCTGGGGCAGATCGTCATCCCCTGGAACCACGTGAGGAAACCGAAGGTGGCCGGCATCGGCGCAGGGCTCAGAACCAAGGTGAACGCCTCCATCGGCACCTCCTCCGACATCATTGACTACGAGGCCGAGGTCAGAAAGGCGCTTGCCGCGCAGCAGTCCGGCGCCGACACCCTCATGGAGCTCTCCGTCGGGGGAGACCTGGACCGGGTGCGCCGCGAGGTGATCGCCGCAGTCGACCTGCCGGTCGGCAACGTGCCGCTGTACCAGGCCTTTTGCGAGGCGGCGCGCAAGTACGGTGATCCCAACAAGCTCGACGAGGAGATGCTCTTCGAGATCATCGAACGCCAGTGCGCCGACGGCATGGCCTTCATGGCGGTGCACTGCGGCATCAACCTCTACACCCTGGAGCGGCTGAGGAAGCAGGGGTACCGCTACGGTGGCCTGGTCTCCAAGGGTGGCGTCAGTATGGCCGCCTGGATGCTCGCCAACAACCGCGAGAACCCGCTCTACGAGAAGTTCGACCGCGTGGTCGAGATCCTGAAGCGATACGACACCGTCCTCTCGCTGGGGAACGGCCTCAGGGCGGGCGCGATCCACGACTCGAGCGACCGCGCCCAGATCCAGGAACTCTTGATCAACTGTGAGCTCGCCGAGGTCGGCCGCGACATGGGGTGCCAGATGCTCGTGGAAGGCCCGGGCCACGTACCGCTGGACGAGATCGAAGGGAACATAAAGCTGCAAAAAAGGATGAGCGGCGGCGCGCCGTACTACATGCTGGGGCCGATCGCCACCGACGTTGCCCCCGGTTTCGACCACATCACCGCCGCCATCGGGGCGGCCCAGTCCTCGCGCTACGGCGCCGACCTGATCTGCTACATTACGCCTGCCGAGCATCTCGCCCTCCCCAACGAGGAGGACGTGAAGATGGGGGTCAAGGCGGCCAAGATCGCGGCCTACATCGGCGACATGAACAAGTACCCGGAGAAAGGGAGGGAGCGCGACAAGGAGATGAGCAAGGCGCGCCGTGACCTGAACTGGCAGCGTCAGTTCGAGCTTGCCCTCTTCCCCGAGGACGCGGCCGAGATAAGGAAGAGCCGCGTTCCCGAGGACGAGCAGACCTGCACCATGTGCGGCGACTTCTGCGCCTCCCGCGGCGCCGGGAAGATCTTCGCCGCCGACCTGCGCGGAGACAAGATTTGA
- a CDS encoding HDOD domain-containing protein — MNKELETAIMTAADLPTIPIVAIKVMELIESDTATAEELAKIVSSDPAVAARVLKISNSSFYGCRRQIQTLSSAIVILGFSTLRSLVVAASVKQVYKPYGLTEKMLWEHSFAAGLAARIIANRTRAANEEEAFLAGLFHDIGKIIMNTLDRDKFQEVMQHCYNEGITFGQAERGIYPFTHDEVGAYVIKKWNFPEILTSAILQHHNLDFTELDDPAVVNLTAVTSLADQFCLKLGIGIREPREDVDLAGSKAGQMLNLSEEKAEEMLEIFDKAFGEDKALFTS; from the coding sequence ATGAACAAAGAACTCGAAACTGCGATCATGACCGCAGCGGACCTCCCCACCATTCCTATCGTCGCCATCAAAGTCATGGAACTCATCGAAAGCGACACGGCAACGGCGGAAGAACTGGCCAAGATCGTTTCCTCGGACCCGGCCGTCGCGGCCCGCGTCCTCAAGATATCCAACTCATCCTTCTACGGCTGCCGCCGCCAGATCCAGACCCTCTCCAGCGCCATCGTCATCCTGGGCTTCAGCACCTTGCGAAGCCTTGTCGTAGCCGCATCGGTGAAACAGGTGTACAAGCCGTACGGGCTCACCGAGAAGATGCTCTGGGAGCATTCCTTCGCCGCTGGCCTCGCCGCGAGGATCATCGCGAACCGCACCCGCGCCGCAAACGAGGAGGAGGCCTTTCTCGCCGGCCTGTTCCACGACATCGGAAAGATCATAATGAACACCCTGGACCGCGACAAGTTCCAGGAGGTCATGCAGCACTGTTACAACGAGGGGATCACCTTCGGGCAGGCGGAACGCGGGATATACCCCTTCACCCACGACGAGGTGGGGGCATACGTTATAAAGAAGTGGAACTTCCCTGAGATACTGACCAGTGCCATACTGCAGCACCACAACCTAGACTTCACCGAACTGGATGACCCGGCGGTGGTGAACCTCACCGCGGTCACCTCGCTTGCGGACCAGTTCTGCCTCAAGCTCGGCATCGGCATCAGGGAGCCGCGGGAAGATGTGGATCTCGCCGGCTCGAAGGCAGGCCAGATGCTGAACTTAAGCGAGGAAAAGGCCGAGGAGATGCTGGAGATCTTCGACAAGGCCTTCGGCGAGGACAAGGCCCTCTTCACCAGCTAG
- a CDS encoding sensor histidine kinase encodes MKLNTKLVMIMLTMLVVATLVLFLLNQFSQNDLVQEIQESSTVVSKAIQLSVEDLTSEEESSRLSEYLSHAKNKGINEINIINNEGEIINSSDPAQVGKKREIKKLEKGLKASRRGGGGGSLKPYDLVVPVIVGDEQLGYVQINLLLDNIRDIQHANFVRRLSATVLVFMAGMILIIFLARRYTSPIRRLATSVKEVSAGDLSVTFEAGSGDEIGELAANLNEMVKKLKEKEQLEKRLYEAEHLSKVGQLAAGIAHEIRNPLNYISLAIDHLKSELLPTCRDKGGELTSIADNIKEEVRKANYMVLNFMNYGRPLKLKLQQVSYNDLVSKAMQIMQDRLVERNITVVREIPADLPPLQIDPELMRNCLCNFLSNSTQAMPEGGAITFGAALDADNGVFRLTFSDHGTGIEEQDLEKVFQPYFTTREAGIGLGLAITERIIKEHGGSISVASRKGEGTTFTVLLPAPGAAQQKLETREASAQA; translated from the coding sequence ATGAAACTTAATACGAAGCTGGTGATGATCATGCTCACCATGCTGGTAGTCGCCACGCTGGTACTCTTCCTCCTGAACCAGTTCAGCCAGAACGACCTGGTGCAGGAGATCCAGGAGAGCTCCACGGTGGTCTCCAAGGCGATTCAGCTGAGCGTGGAGGACCTCACCTCCGAAGAGGAGTCCTCCCGCCTCTCCGAGTACCTAAGCCACGCCAAGAACAAAGGGATCAACGAGATCAACATCATCAACAACGAGGGGGAGATCATCAACTCCTCCGACCCGGCGCAGGTCGGCAAGAAGCGCGAGATCAAGAAACTCGAGAAGGGTCTCAAGGCATCGCGCCGCGGCGGCGGAGGGGGCTCGCTCAAGCCCTACGACCTTGTCGTGCCGGTCATCGTGGGGGACGAGCAGCTGGGCTACGTGCAGATCAACCTCCTTTTGGACAACATCCGCGACATCCAGCACGCAAACTTCGTCCGGCGCCTCTCCGCTACGGTGCTCGTCTTCATGGCGGGGATGATCCTCATCATCTTCCTGGCGCGCCGCTACACGAGCCCGATTCGTCGCCTGGCCACGAGCGTCAAGGAAGTCTCCGCCGGGGACCTGAGTGTAACCTTCGAGGCGGGAAGCGGCGACGAGATCGGCGAACTCGCCGCGAACCTTAACGAAATGGTGAAGAAGCTGAAGGAGAAGGAGCAGCTGGAAAAAAGACTCTACGAGGCGGAACACCTCTCGAAGGTGGGGCAGTTGGCCGCCGGCATCGCCCACGAGATCCGCAACCCGCTGAACTACATAAGCCTCGCCATCGACCACTTGAAGAGCGAGCTGCTGCCGACCTGCCGCGACAAAGGAGGCGAGCTCACCTCGATCGCCGACAACATCAAGGAAGAGGTTCGCAAGGCGAACTACATGGTCCTCAACTTCATGAACTACGGACGGCCGCTCAAGCTGAAGCTGCAGCAGGTGAGCTACAACGACCTCGTCAGCAAGGCGATGCAGATCATGCAGGACCGGCTCGTCGAGCGTAACATCACCGTGGTCAGGGAGATCCCGGCGGACCTCCCCCCGCTGCAAATCGACCCGGAATTGATGCGCAACTGCCTCTGCAACTTCTTGAGCAACAGCACCCAGGCGATGCCCGAAGGTGGCGCCATCACGTTTGGGGCGGCGCTCGATGCCGACAACGGCGTATTCCGCCTCACCTTCAGCGACCACGGCACCGGGATCGAGGAGCAGGACCTGGAGAAGGTCTTCCAGCCCTACTTCACCACGCGCGAGGCCGGCATAGGTCTTGGTCTCGCCATCACCGAGCGCATCATCAAGGAGCACGGGGGTAGCATCTCGGTGGCGAGCCGCAAGGGCGAAGGTACCACCTTCACCGTGCTCCTTCCCGCGCCCGGTGCGGCGCAGCAGAAGCTGGAAACGCGGGAAGCGTCGGCGCAGGCGTAA
- the yihA gene encoding ribosome biogenesis GTP-binding protein YihA/YsxC, producing the protein MIVKTTQFIKSATRPAHYPEGDLPEIAFAGRSNVGKSSLVNVLVNRKNLVRTSSTPGRTQLINFFQVNDDFMLVDLPGYGYAKVPLAVKKDWRPMMETYLAKRKNLRGVVLILDIRRVPTEDDLQMLAWLRAYSVAPILVVTKCDKLSKNERARQTAVIAEKLGVTKGELNFFSALNKEGRDAVWARIDALLAPDDAEPGEIAPEAEPVID; encoded by the coding sequence TTGATCGTAAAGACGACGCAGTTTATTAAAAGTGCAACAAGGCCCGCCCACTACCCCGAGGGGGACCTCCCCGAGATCGCCTTCGCCGGCCGTTCCAACGTGGGGAAATCTTCGCTGGTGAACGTGCTGGTGAACCGCAAGAACCTGGTGCGCACGAGCTCCACCCCGGGCCGTACCCAGCTCATCAACTTCTTCCAGGTGAACGACGACTTCATGCTGGTCGACCTTCCCGGTTACGGCTACGCCAAGGTGCCGCTCGCGGTTAAGAAGGACTGGCGCCCGATGATGGAGACCTACCTCGCCAAAAGGAAGAACCTGCGCGGCGTGGTGCTCATCCTCGATATCCGCCGGGTTCCGACCGAGGACGACCTGCAGATGCTCGCCTGGCTCAGGGCCTATTCCGTCGCCCCGATCCTCGTGGTCACCAAGTGCGACAAGCTCTCCAAGAACGAGCGCGCGCGGCAGACCGCGGTGATCGCGGAGAAGCTCGGCGTGACGAAGGGGGAACTCAACTTCTTCTCCGCCCTGAACAAGGAGGGACGCGACGCGGTCTGGGCCCGCATCGACGCTCTTTTGGCGCCCGACGACGCCGAACCCGGCGAAATCGCGCCGGAAGCCGAGCCGGTTATTGATTGA
- a CDS encoding sigma-54-dependent transcriptional regulator, whose product MSGSILVVDDEKGQRDILSAILTKAGYRLCTVPSAEEALQELGRAEYDLLLTDLKMQGMTGMELMEQVLAENPAQCVVMMTAHGTIDSAVEAMKKGAFDYLEKPLERENLILTVQRAFERIMLLKENRVLQKKLAETRTLPNMIGEHPKMMEVARIIHKIAPTSTTVLIYGESGTGKELVARAIHDGSPRKDKAFFAINCAAIPDALMESELFGHEKGSFTGAGSRELGIFEAADGGTVFLDEIGEMNVAMQAKLLRAIQEKEIRRVGGKINIPVDVRIISATNKDLEQETKRGNFREDLFYRLNVIRITLPPLRERGNDIVTLAHFFLKKYSAASGIPVKGIGKPALKILLDYNWPGNVRQLESVIERGVLMAESDYIQPEDLPAEVHNEATPAGSLPFDFPAEGISIDNLERDLITKAMERADWVIAKAAPLLGMSYKTLQYRLEKFGIGRPE is encoded by the coding sequence ATGAGCGGCAGCATCCTGGTAGTAGACGACGAGAAAGGGCAGCGGGACATCCTAAGCGCCATCCTCACCAAGGCGGGGTACCGCCTCTGCACCGTTCCGAGCGCGGAGGAGGCGCTGCAGGAGTTGGGGCGCGCGGAGTACGACCTCCTGCTCACCGACCTCAAGATGCAGGGGATGACCGGGATGGAGCTCATGGAGCAGGTGCTCGCGGAGAACCCTGCCCAATGTGTGGTGATGATGACCGCCCACGGCACCATCGATTCGGCGGTGGAGGCGATGAAGAAGGGGGCCTTCGACTACCTGGAGAAGCCCCTCGAACGCGAGAACCTGATCCTCACCGTGCAGCGCGCCTTCGAGCGCATCATGCTCCTGAAGGAAAACCGGGTACTGCAGAAAAAGCTCGCCGAGACGAGGACGCTGCCGAACATGATCGGGGAGCACCCGAAGATGATGGAAGTGGCCCGCATCATCCACAAGATCGCCCCCACCTCCACCACGGTCCTCATCTACGGCGAGTCGGGAACCGGCAAGGAACTGGTGGCGCGCGCGATCCACGACGGCAGCCCGAGGAAGGACAAGGCGTTCTTCGCCATCAACTGCGCCGCCATCCCCGACGCGCTCATGGAGAGCGAGCTCTTCGGGCACGAAAAAGGGTCCTTTACCGGCGCCGGGAGCCGGGAGCTCGGCATCTTCGAGGCAGCCGACGGGGGCACCGTATTCCTGGACGAGATCGGCGAGATGAACGTCGCCATGCAGGCGAAGCTTTTGCGCGCCATCCAGGAGAAGGAGATCCGCAGGGTCGGCGGCAAGATCAACATCCCGGTCGACGTAAGGATCATCTCCGCCACCAACAAGGACCTCGAACAGGAAACCAAGCGCGGCAACTTCCGCGAGGACCTCTTCTACCGTCTGAACGTGATCCGCATCACCCTCCCCCCCCTGCGCGAGCGGGGGAACGACATCGTGACGCTCGCGCACTTCTTCCTGAAGAAGTACAGCGCGGCGTCGGGAATCCCGGTCAAGGGGATCGGCAAACCGGCGCTCAAGATCCTTTTGGACTACAACTGGCCCGGCAACGTTCGCCAGCTCGAGTCGGTGATCGAGCGTGGCGTCCTCATGGCGGAAAGCGATTACATCCAACCCGAGGACCTGCCGGCCGAGGTGCACAACGAGGCGACCCCGGCGGGATCGCTACCCTTCGACTTCCCCGCCGAGGGGATATCCATCGACAACCTGGAGCGCGACCTGATCACGAAGGCCATGGAACGGGCCGACTGGGTCATCGCAAAAGCGGCACCACTTCTTGGCATGAGCTACAAGACGCTACAATACCGGCTGGAGAAGTTCGGTATCGGGAGGCCGGAGTAA
- the cobU gene encoding bifunctional adenosylcobinamide kinase/adenosylcobinamide-phosphate guanylyltransferase — translation MSKTVLVTGGARSGKSRFAEGLAESYAPLRGYLATGEAGDAEMAERIERHRGRRGPEWQTVEEPVGVEEAIRAHEHRFNVILMDCVTLWVTNLLFRCEGGAQEALAQVKSFAGSFPHLNTPLIIVTNEVGMGIVPEHPLSRTFRDLAGEANEIIAAAADEVYVTISGLPLRLK, via the coding sequence ATGTCCAAAACGGTCCTAGTCACTGGCGGTGCGAGAAGCGGCAAGAGCCGGTTCGCCGAGGGGCTCGCCGAGAGCTACGCCCCCTTGCGCGGCTACCTCGCCACCGGCGAGGCGGGGGACGCCGAGATGGCCGAACGCATCGAGCGGCACCGGGGAAGACGCGGGCCCGAGTGGCAGACCGTCGAAGAGCCCGTCGGGGTGGAGGAAGCGATCCGCGCCCACGAGCACCGCTTCAACGTGATCCTTATGGACTGCGTCACCCTCTGGGTCACGAACCTCCTCTTCCGCTGCGAGGGGGGCGCGCAGGAGGCCTTGGCCCAGGTGAAGAGCTTCGCCGGAAGCTTCCCGCATTTAAATACACCACTCATCATCGTCACCAACGAAGTCGGCATGGGGATCGTCCCGGAACACCCGCTCTCGCGGACCTTCCGGGACTTGGCGGGTGAGGCGAACGAGATCATAGCCGCGGCGGCCGACGAGGTGTACGTCACCATCTCCGGGCTGCCGCTCAGGCTCAAATGA
- a CDS encoding histidine phosphatase family protein gives MERTRIHLIRHGEVERSHCYNGHFDVRLTPRGEEMYHQMKPRLDPDRITALYTSDLYRTVRGGEILGPYLGVAPVKVPALRELNCGAWEGLSVAQIQEQRPDEWAARMADLEHFCAPGGESLGELAARVLPALNEIVEQHRGEDVLVVAHGGVNRIVLLDAIKAPLGSFFSIDQQYCAMNIIDYWADGNTVVQLVNG, from the coding sequence ATGGAAAGAACACGCATACACCTGATCCGTCACGGCGAGGTCGAGCGCTCCCACTGCTACAACGGGCACTTCGACGTCCGCCTCACCCCGCGCGGCGAGGAGATGTACCACCAGATGAAGCCGCGCCTCGACCCGGACCGGATCACCGCCCTCTACACGAGCGACCTCTACCGCACCGTGCGCGGCGGCGAGATCCTCGGGCCGTACCTCGGCGTGGCCCCGGTGAAGGTCCCCGCCCTCCGCGAGCTGAACTGCGGCGCTTGGGAGGGGCTCTCGGTGGCCCAGATCCAGGAGCAGCGCCCGGACGAGTGGGCGGCAAGGATGGCGGACCTCGAGCACTTTTGCGCCCCTGGAGGCGAGAGCCTCGGTGAGCTTGCCGCCCGCGTGCTGCCGGCCCTGAACGAGATCGTGGAGCAGCACCGCGGCGAGGACGTGCTCGTCGTGGCGCACGGCGGCGTGAACCGCATCGTTCTCCTGGACGCGATAAAAGCGCCGCTCGGCTCCTTCTTCAGTATCGACCAGCAGTACTGCGCCATGAACATCATCGACTACTGGGCCGACGGCAACACCGTGGTGCAGTTGGTCAACGGGTGA
- the cobT gene encoding nicotinate-nucleotide--dimethylbenzimidazole phosphoribosyltransferase, which yields MTLLEATLAKIQPVDEALLAKAQAKLDNKTKPQGSLGRLEEVARRFAAITEDLSPDTAKKVIFTFAGDHGIVEEGVSLFPKEVTPQMVLNFLRGGAGVNVLARHTGAEVRVVDVGVDYDFEPAPGLIIRKVAKGTRNFAKGPAMTTEEAVAAVEVGIALAEEAKKEGVAMVGTGEMGIGNTSPSSAIIAAIAGCTVREVTHRGTGIGDEALEKKIRAIQAGLDLNRPDPQNPLEVLTKVGGLEIAGIAGLVLGAAANRLPVVVDGFISTAGALIASEMHPSVRDYIFTAHTSVEIGHQMMMERIGVKPLLDLQFRLGEGTGAALAMGLIEAGVKVLKEMATFEEAGVASS from the coding sequence ATGACACTTCTGGAGGCCACCCTGGCCAAAATTCAGCCCGTGGACGAGGCACTTCTCGCCAAGGCCCAGGCCAAACTCGACAACAAGACCAAGCCGCAGGGCTCGCTCGGTCGTCTTGAGGAGGTGGCGCGCCGTTTCGCCGCCATCACCGAGGACCTTTCCCCCGACACGGCGAAGAAGGTGATCTTCACCTTCGCGGGCGACCACGGCATCGTCGAGGAAGGGGTCTCCCTCTTCCCGAAAGAGGTCACGCCGCAGATGGTGCTCAACTTCCTGCGCGGCGGCGCCGGGGTGAACGTGCTTGCGCGCCACACGGGCGCGGAGGTGCGCGTAGTGGACGTAGGCGTCGACTACGACTTCGAACCCGCCCCCGGGCTCATCATCAGGAAGGTGGCGAAGGGAACCCGCAATTTCGCGAAGGGCCCCGCCATGACCACTGAGGAGGCGGTCGCCGCCGTCGAGGTCGGCATAGCACTCGCCGAAGAGGCCAAGAAGGAAGGGGTCGCCATGGTCGGTACCGGCGAGATGGGAATCGGCAACACGAGCCCCTCCTCCGCCATCATCGCCGCCATCGCCGGATGCACGGTCCGCGAGGTGACGCATCGCGGCACCGGCATCGGCGACGAGGCGCTCGAGAAGAAAATCCGGGCGATCCAGGCCGGCCTCGACCTGAACCGTCCCGACCCGCAGAACCCGCTCGAAGTCCTCACCAAGGTTGGGGGGCTGGAGATCGCCGGGATCGCCGGGCTCGTGCTCGGCGCCGCCGCGAACCGCCTGCCGGTCGTTGTGGACGGCTTCATCTCCACCGCCGGCGCGCTCATCGCCTCCGAAATGCACCCCTCGGTGCGCGACTACATCTTCACCGCGCACACCTCCGTGGAAATCGGCCACCAGATGATGATGGAGCGGATCGGGGTCAAGCCGCTTCTCGACCTGCAGTTCCGTCTCGGCGAAGGAACCGGCGCGGCGCTCGCCATGGGGCTCATCGAGGCGGGTGTCAAGGTGCTCAAGGAAATGGCGACCTTCGAGGAAGCCGGGGTGGCCTCCTCTTAG
- a CDS encoding cobyrinate a,c-diamide synthase — protein sequence MKRFVIAAPHSGSGKTTVTLGIMALLRRRGLSVAPFKVGPDFIDPGYHRLVTGAPSVNLDGWMCPPGFVRDTFARHAAGVDVAVIEGVMGLFDGIDGVSESGSTAQVAKLLAAPVVLVVDARSQARSAAALVHGFASFDPGVKVAGAIFNNVASANHEAILREAVAASLPHVAVLGCLPKDPALGIPSRHLGLTTAEENPLSDEFLGHLAGVMERHLDLERLLDATQEEFPVQGEQTCVKADGFRQVRIAVARDAAFCFAYPDNLRLLEEAGAELCYFSPLADAALPDGVDGIYLPGGYPELFAARLAENAAMRQAILSAVERDMPVYAECGGFIYLTGAVAADEGSHAMVGIFPVLTRMLPRRKALGYREVELLADGVVGSKGTVARGHEFHYSEMEEVPQPFERLYRVSRKGIDLGFEGYRYRNCLASYIHLHFGSAPGIARDFVGHCRAYRTRSLT from the coding sequence ATGAAACGATTCGTCATCGCAGCGCCGCACAGCGGCTCGGGGAAGACCACGGTCACCCTCGGCATCATGGCCCTTTTGAGACGGCGCGGGCTTAGCGTCGCCCCCTTCAAGGTCGGACCTGACTTCATCGATCCCGGCTACCACCGGCTGGTGACCGGCGCGCCTTCCGTTAACCTGGACGGCTGGATGTGCCCCCCGGGCTTTGTCCGCGATACCTTCGCCCGCCATGCGGCCGGTGTCGACGTCGCCGTGATCGAGGGGGTGATGGGGCTCTTCGACGGCATCGACGGCGTGTCTGAGTCCGGGAGCACGGCGCAGGTGGCGAAGCTCCTTGCGGCGCCGGTCGTGCTGGTCGTGGACGCCCGGAGCCAGGCCCGCAGTGCCGCCGCCCTGGTGCACGGCTTCGCGAGTTTCGATCCCGGCGTCAAGGTTGCCGGGGCCATCTTCAACAACGTGGCGAGCGCGAACCATGAGGCGATCCTGCGGGAGGCAGTGGCGGCTTCCCTGCCTCACGTCGCCGTTCTGGGGTGTCTTCCGAAGGACCCCGCGCTCGGCATCCCTTCGCGCCACCTGGGGTTGACGACGGCGGAGGAGAACCCGCTTTCGGACGAGTTCCTCGGCCATCTGGCCGGGGTCATGGAGCGGCACCTCGACCTGGAGCGCCTTCTCGACGCGACGCAGGAGGAATTCCCGGTTCAGGGGGAGCAGACCTGTGTCAAGGCCGACGGCTTCCGCCAGGTGCGCATCGCGGTGGCACGCGACGCCGCCTTCTGTTTTGCCTATCCGGACAACCTGCGCCTTCTCGAGGAGGCGGGCGCCGAGCTTTGCTACTTCTCGCCCCTTGCCGACGCGGCGCTCCCCGATGGTGTCGACGGCATCTACCTCCCTGGGGGCTATCCCGAGCTCTTCGCGGCGCGGCTCGCGGAAAACGCGGCGATGCGGCAGGCGATCCTGAGCGCGGTGGAGCGGGACATGCCGGTGTACGCCGAGTGCGGCGGCTTCATCTACCTGACCGGCGCGGTGGCAGCCGACGAGGGGAGCCACGCCATGGTGGGGATCTTCCCGGTGCTGACCCGCATGCTGCCGCGCAGAAAGGCGCTCGGGTACCGCGAGGTGGAGCTCTTGGCCGACGGCGTCGTGGGTAGCAAGGGGACCGTCGCTCGTGGGCACGAATTTCATTATTCAGAGATGGAGGAGGTGCCGCAGCCTTTCGAGCGGCTCTACCGCGTCAGCAGGAAGGGGATCGACCTCGGCTTCGAGGGGTATCGCTACCGCAACTGCCTCGCCTCCTACATCCATTTACATTTCGGCAGCGCGCCGGGTATCGCACGGGACTTCGTGGGGCACTGCAGGGCATACCGGACCAGGAGTCTTACATGA
- the cobS gene encoding adenosylcobinamide-GDP ribazoletransferase, producing MRLFIIAFQFLTIVPLPVTVRCEEEDLGRSMAFFPLVGLAVGALMAGVDFLLAPLLPCPVGDLVLVALLSIVTGALHLDGLSDVCDGLAARGPRERFLEIMKDSRVGAVGAVGLVLGLMLKYQALLALPPEHKRAALLFFPMAARFAQVQMTVGSKRARKDGLGHAFVGGAGALQLVLAGACTVAIAALLLGLSGLVTLLLLFVLTLGVKGWAHQRLGGVTGDVIGCASELNEIFSLLFLLALLGRLG from the coding sequence ATGCGTCTCTTCATCATCGCCTTCCAGTTCCTCACCATCGTGCCGCTGCCGGTAACGGTGCGCTGCGAGGAGGAGGACCTCGGGCGCTCCATGGCCTTTTTCCCGCTGGTGGGGCTCGCGGTAGGCGCCCTCATGGCGGGGGTGGACTTCCTGCTCGCGCCGCTGCTGCCGTGCCCGGTGGGCGACCTCGTGCTCGTCGCCCTTTTGAGCATCGTGACCGGGGCGCTCCACCTGGACGGACTATCCGACGTCTGCGACGGGCTGGCGGCGCGCGGCCCGAGGGAGCGCTTCCTCGAGATCATGAAGGATTCCCGCGTCGGGGCGGTGGGTGCGGTCGGCCTCGTCCTTGGGCTCATGCTCAAGTACCAGGCGCTCTTGGCGCTCCCCCCGGAGCACAAGCGCGCGGCGCTCCTCTTCTTCCCAATGGCGGCGCGCTTCGCCCAGGTACAGATGACGGTCGGCTCGAAGCGGGCCCGCAAGGACGGCCTCGGGCATGCCTTCGTTGGAGGTGCCGGGGCGCTGCAGCTCGTCTTGGCCGGTGCCTGCACCGTAGCGATAGCAGCTCTCCTCCTCGGGCTTTCGGGCCTCGTCACCCTGCTCCTTTTGTTCGTGCTCACCTTAGGCGTCAAGGGGTGGGCGCACCAAAGGCTGGGCGGCGTCACCGGAGACGTGATTGGCTGCGCGAGCGAGCTGAACGAGATCTTCTCCCTGCTCTTCCTGCTGGCCCTCCTCGGGCGGCTCGGGTAG